In Rutidosis leptorrhynchoides isolate AG116_Rl617_1_P2 chromosome 2, CSIRO_AGI_Rlap_v1, whole genome shotgun sequence, one genomic interval encodes:
- the LOC139889041 gene encoding uncharacterized protein has translation MVEVLERKSIGEDTLMTTITEEEDCWMTPFIRYLTDGTLPEDKLQARRIRMHAPMYLFKDGILYRKSFTEPYLRCVGPMQAKEIIQEMHEGACLTHSGYRTIVSMIKRMGYFWPTCTRTHTIWS, from the coding sequence ATGGTGGAAGTACTGGAAAGAAAGTCAATCGGCGAAGATACCCTCATGACAACAATCACAGAAGAAGAAGATTGTTGGATGACACCTTTCATTCGATACCTCACGGATGGTACCCTACCGGAAGACAAACTACAAGCTCGTAGGATCCGGATGCACGCACCAATGTATCTCTTTAAAGATGGCATCCTGTATAGAAAATCATTCACCGAGCCATATTTGAGATGCGTTGGACCAATGCAGGCTAAAGAAATCATACAAGAAATGCACGAAGGAGCCTGCTTGACACACTCTGGCTATAGAACAATAGTCAGCATGATCAAAAGAATGGGTTATTTCTGGCCCACATGTACCAGGACACATACGATATGGTCGTAA